In the Oxyura jamaicensis isolate SHBP4307 breed ruddy duck chromosome 19, BPBGC_Ojam_1.0, whole genome shotgun sequence genome, CACCTCCTTGCAGGTACTTCATTTCtttaagtttgttttctttgtgtgtgtgattttttatttttattttttaattattccacCTCTAACCAGTCTTTCCTTTGGTAGTTGGCTACTCCAAGCCCAGCAGGCAAGCCCTGTTCTGCTGTGATGCCTGAGATATTCAGGGTTTTGAGATTGTCTTCTACGAGATTTCCAGCCAACTTTGGCCTGTGGGTTTGGAGCCAAAAGGGCTAAAACGTGGGAGAACCAATGTCCTTATTACATGAGAATAAGTGTCCTTGCACTCGCTTTCAGAGAAACAGTGTAGGCTTAATTGGTGATCATTTTTTACAGCAATTATGTTCCTTGCGGTAATTGGCGGGGTCACTCGGCGCACTCTCAAATTAACAGGATTTCACAAGTTTCCAGTTGTCCGGCTGACGTCGCCGGCAGGCTGGCCGCCGTCCCCATTATCCGGTTGGTGTaaggttggcttttttttttttttctcccggTGCAGGGCTCGGCTGTTGGTGACACCGCGCGACAACGCCTTTCAACCCGCTCCTGCCGCCCGCGCCCGCTGCCGCCCGTGCCCGCAGGCCGCCGGCCTTCCCTCGGCGGGGCCCCGATTCTCCACGtccaaaaaaagaagaagaaaagaaactctGGTCCGTTGTAGGTGGGGGGCAGTGCAGATCCGCTCCGCCGCAGCCGGGCTCAGCGCATGACGGCCGctaaaagcagcacaaaaaccAGGCGCGAGGCCTCGAGACCTGCGCTGCCGGCCGCCTGCTGCACCCCGCTGGGGGCACGGATGGGCGTCCGCCGGGTGCACTTACCCTTGCGTCTCGGGGGGCCCGTGGGCATCACGCCGAAGCTGAATTTGTGCTGATAGTCGGGCACGTAGTCGTGGACCTCGTGCTCGCTTTTCCGCGGCCCCAGCGACACCGGCTTAAGGGTTCGGTTGCGGCTTTTGTGGCTGGTGCAGTTCTTGCCGGGGCGGCGCGAGCCTGGCCGGCTGTGCAAACCCTTCTCGGCCCCTCGCTCGCTGCCCTTCTCCTTGGAGGACTGGTGAGGGTGGTGGGCTTTGGAGGCTCCTCTGTCTGCTGCCGAGAAAGTGTGTGTTTTGATCTGGTGGAGCGACTCCGAGCCCGAACAGTTCCTAAAGTCTTCGGCCCTCAGCACCTTTAGGTCCTTGCCGTGCATCCGCTCGGGGGACTCGCAGATGACGCTGGAGCTGGAGCCCCTGAAGCGGTGCAGCCACTCCCAGAGCGAGCGGGCTTTGCAGTCGCAGCTCCAGGGGTTCCCGTTCAGCCTGAGGAACTCCAGGGCTCCCAGGTGGGCCAGGCAGTCCCCCTGCAGCTCCGAGAGGCTGTTGTTGAAGAGGAACAGGGTGGTCAGTCGCCGGAGGTCGTGGAAAGCCCGCCTGTGAACCCACTGCAGCTGATTCTGATGGATGAGCAGCCTATCCAGGTTTATTAGTCCCCTGAACGTGTTCTGATGGAGGCTCCAGAGCTTGTTTCCATGGAGAAAAAGATGGCTGAGGTTAACCAAGTCAACAAAAATATCGTCCTGAAGGAACTCGATGTGGTTGTCTTGCAAGTAAAGGTATTGCAGGTTGTGGAGGCCGCCGAATATCCCGCTGGGGAGGGAGCTCAGCCCGCACTTGTACAGATACAAGGCATGGAGTTTCACCAGCCCTTGGAAAGTGTCCGCCGCCAAAGCCCTTAGGTAGCGGTTGTCCCCCAGGTCCAGCTCCTCCAGGTTGACGAACCCCTCGAAGGTGTTGGGGTCGATGAAGGTAATGTTGTTGGAGTAGATCCAGAGGGTGACCATGGAGGGGCTGAAGTggccccgcagcagcagggTGATCTGGTTGTTCTGCAGGAAGATCCTCTCGCTGTCCTCGGGGATGCCCTCGGGGATGGTGACGAAGTTGTGGGCCTGGCAGCTGACGGTCATGGGCGAGGGGTAGCAGACGC is a window encoding:
- the RTN4RL1 gene encoding reticulon-4 receptor-like 1 is translated as MLRQGALAELLLVLLGLKVHGAAGCPTDCVCYPSPMTVSCQAHNFVTIPEGIPEDSERIFLQNNQITLLLRGHFSPSMVTLWIYSNNITFIDPNTFEGFVNLEELDLGDNRYLRALAADTFQGLVKLHALYLYKCGLSSLPSGIFGGLHNLQYLYLQDNHIEFLQDDIFVDLVNLSHLFLHGNKLWSLHQNTFRGLINLDRLLIHQNQLQWVHRRAFHDLRRLTTLFLFNNSLSELQGDCLAHLGALEFLRLNGNPWSCDCKARSLWEWLHRFRGSSSSVICESPERMHGKDLKVLRAEDFRNCSGSESLHQIKTHTFSAADRGASKAHHPHQSSKEKGSERGAEKGLHSRPGSRRPGKNCTSHKSRNRTLKPVSLGPRKSEHEVHDYVPDYQHKFSFGVMPTGPPRRKGKCTRRTPIRAPSGVQQAAGSAGLEASRLVFVLLLAAVMR